TGGTTTGCGTCTTGGCTGGCCCAAGTTCTTCAACTCTTTTCTACATCTACATCAATAATTTGTTTCTCTCCTTGCCTACTCAGATAACATCTTCAACTTTCGTGGATTCTTCATCCGTCACAATGTACACCACTACTGCCCGTGTCGTTAAGCCAAAGCTGTCCTTGAGCATCTCTGCTGTGCAGAATGCTCCACGGCCAACACTGTCGCTCAAGTCACCAAGTGCTCTTCCTCGCACGCCTGTCTCGCCAATCTTGGCGGCGAGCCCGACCAGCAAGATATTCTCCCTACTGCAAGTTCCAAGCTATGCATACACGAACTCTTGCTCATCGAAGAGCATCCTTAAGAAGCAGTCGTCCTCGCGCGCTACCACTGTTGATAAGCGTATTAAATTCAAAGCGACACCGACTGTTCACTGTGTGACCCCCATTGAGAACCCAGACGAATATTACGGCAAGCACATGAAGATGTCACGAGAAGAGCGCCGGTGGACAGTTCGACAGTGATATCAAGCTCGAGATTTGTATCGCTAATGACTGTCCACAGCTGGAGTAATGGAGAGTGATCAGGTACTTCTGAATCGCTCGGGGTTTATATCTTGCTTTTGCAATGATATCACGCCCTACACTCGGATCTCTTGTTGAACAACTCGATCCACACAGCTCCTCGCATGCCCGGCAATTGACACTCTCAAACTGCCAGATGAAGTCCTAGAAATGACGGAACGCTGAATGAGAGTGCTCATCCAGCAAATCTCAAGATGGGTTTCTAGATGGTCATGCCTGCCACTCGCGCTTTTTGCTAGCCCCAAATTCGTCAGTATCATTGATCTGGGCTGACTTGGCCTTTGGTGCATACTGTACACTCTGTTCAAGGGAGAACGATATCAGTGCCTTGGAGATACAATATATTAATGACGTTATGATGGGATCTGTAttgatgattttgattttttgatTATAAACGTTTTAACCTAGCCATTCATTACTGCAAATACAACGGTGCTATGAGCCGTATATTGACAACCTCGATTCCAATACCAAGTAAATACCAGTAGTAGTCTTTGCGATGAGTCCGGAGCTCTCCTAAGTCACTATAGATTGCTGTTTTGGTATCTGTTTTAGGGCTCCATTTGAGGGCTTCTCCGGCCCGTGCACGTCCGGTCTTTTTCGCCCCTGCCGCCGGTCGAATGACAAGCAGGTTATCAATGTTATTCCTAGTAGTTCCTGCAGCGAATTTTCGCAGATCGGTGCTAAATGTGAGGAAGTGCTTGACTTCCCGCCGTGGCTTGCTCACGTTGGCAATCGAAACGTCATGGTAAGCGGAGGTAAACGTCCGTCCGAAAAAAAGCTATCCAACTAACTGGTTGCCAACAACAGTGACGATACCTCGGTAGCTATCGTCGAGAAAATAAGGAAAGACCCCGGAAGCGCAGCCAGAATACATTTTCTTGAAAATATAACTGCCGACACGCGCGCGCATCGCGGAATTCACCCCATTATCGCCCTCGAATCCCACCAAGACAATCTCGCAACCCTTGTACAGAAAGCTCTTAATTATCTACCGGAGTCAAAAACAGGCGATGGAATCAAATTGGCGGATGGGACTCGTCGCCGCCTCCCCGATTTCATTTCCGCCACACGAGGCCCCGGAATGCGGTCAAATCTGTCCGTTGGCCTCGACACTGGAAAAGCGCTGTCGGTTGCATGGCAGATCCCTATGATCGGAGTGCACCACATGCAGGCGCATCTTTTGACACCTGGACTCGTATCATGTCTGGAAAATGAAGCCAATGTGGAAACAACCGCAACGACACCCGAATTTCCTTTTCTGTCCATCCTCGTCTCTGGAGGCCATACAACTCTAGTTCATTCCTATGGTCTCACAGACCATAGGATTCTTGCTACAAGCGAGGATATAGCCATTGGGGAGGCACTCGATAAATCCGCACGAGACATCCTACCTGAGTCTTTGCTTCAGGAAGCTCAAAGCACCATGTACGGCAAGAGTCTGGAGCAATTCGTTTTCCCTAATGGCAAGGCCGATTTTGAAGATTACTCGGCTCCAGAATCTCGGGGCAAAGAAATAATCAAGCGCATAAGCGATTGGGGCTGGTCTCTTACGACTCCATTTGCGAATACGCGGATCATGCAGTTCAGCTTCTCTTCGATTTCGAGCATGGTCGGGAAGATCGTTGAAAGCAACGATACGAACTTTAATATGTCAGATGCAGAGCGTGTCGATCTAGGCCGGGAAGCCATGCGCGTATGTTTTGAACATCTTGCCTCGCGCACTGTTATCGCTCTAGAGACTCTGCGGCCGCATAATAATGGCAAAAACGAGATCAAAACCCTTGTTGTCAGTGGTGGTGTTGCCGCCAACCAGTTCCTCATGAAGGTGCTCACTTCATTCTTGGAAGTGCGCGGCTTTGGCAATATCAAGGTAGTTGCTCCGCCTCCATATTTGTGTACCGACAATgcggccatgattggatggGCGGGCATTGAGATGTTCGAGGCTGGCTTCCGATCTCACCTCAGCTGTCGTCCTGTACGGAAATGGACCCTTGACCCACGGGCCGATGATGGAGGTATCCTTGGCCCGAGGGGCTGGATCCAAGAGTGATTATTGCATTAGGATGGCTACCTGCTTTTATATCAGTGACATACCCTCTCTACATTATAGCGTTTGTAAAATAGTGCAATCTCATCCCAACAAATTTCTCGATACAGCGGATGAATCGCAATGAATTAACttttgaaaaaaaggagTCATAGTGCATTATGGACATGTAAGACCCAGAATCATCAGAGACGCCGATGCCATGTAGCCTCCCGAGTCCACTCATCACCCATGCATGCTCCACAGTAGGGTATCGAAGATGCGCCGTTGCAACCCATGAAAACGAACCAAACTCGCGACCGGCCGACTGTGCAATGCAAGTACTTTGAGATAATGAAATCATAATCGTGACGGTTAGCCGCCGACAGGGGGACCGCTTCGCTGCAGCGAAGCAACCTGTTTTCGAAGCTCCAGGAAGAAGTCTTTCCCATTTGCCATATTTTGGGCTGTAAATATGGTTATTATGTGTTCAAGGGCATGCGGTGATCGAAGAAAGACTGTACCCTTGGAGCCCCAGGCAGTAGATCGTTGGGCAGGACCGTCTTTAGACTGAGATTTGTAGGGCATCGACAGCTTGGTTTCTGTATTGATGGCGCATGGGTTAGGCTTGAATAGATATGGAGGTAGCGATAAGACGTACCGTGAGGCCCTGCTGTATTGTAGAAGCCTGGTTAGCCCTTGTACTTGCGGCTTAGGTGCACATTCATACCTTTCAGAACGTTCTTAACCTCTGCGTTGTTGAAGCCCCGTACAGGGACATGCTGTTCCTGCGGTGGGTTAGATGCACCCCAAGCACCATTGTTATCACGTGCGCTTCCCTGTCCTCCTGATTTATCACGGCTGTTCGAGTTGCGCTGCGATGCCTGGCGACTGGGTCCACCCCGCCATCTTAGGAAGGCAATAACAATCAGGGAAGCTGAAGAGCGAGGTGTTTTGGAGTGGATAACGCGTACCTGTTGTCGCTGGAACCGCTCATGCTGTGAGTATAtgtgaaaagaaaagaaaattcCAAAGTTCGATCGAAAGAATAAAGTCGTAAATAGCTCGCACGAGACAGCTTTGGATGTTATGTCCCTTCAAGTCCAGATTGGCGCCTCAGGCCAACAGGCCCAGACAGCCGGGGCGTCTCCGCCTTGACCAGATAGCCAAACACCCGCGCCTCGCAGCTTCCACGGGCTCTGGCGTCCTTTGCGTCCTTTGCGTCCATTGCGTCCATTCGTTTCTAGTTTGCTGTCGCATGACTTGAGACTGCCACTTTGGTCTTTTCGGAGGCGCTGCTTGAGTCGGCCTCTGAACGCGACCTGCAGTCCGATTAACAACTACCATCCCCAACGAGCAACATAAACACCCGAAAGCTCGCTCTTAAATTATGGCACCGAGTGTCCGAAATTCAATCTCTGGTCGTCCATCACGCAGTAAACCTAGGTCATCTCTCAAAACATCCAACAGCGGCCCCTTCGATTCCCCTGACGGCCCTCCTTCAAAGAAACGAAAGTACGTTCCGGGTGGTCctggaggaggaggaagattcATCGATTTCGACGttgcagctgcagctgccgCCGCCGCTGCTCAAGAACCCCCCAAGAAAAGTAATCCCCGACGCCACTCCGCAAGTGCTCGAAGCCGTCTACCACGTGAGATGGACCAACCATTCTTAGCCCCTCCACCGCCACCTCCCATCataccaacaacaccaccctCTATGTCGCGTCCAAGGCGCGACAAGAACCAAACCCGCGGTCGGTTCACCTCTTCCACGGCCGCCGCCCTTGCTCTTCAACAAGGCGATGGGTACAAGCCACGCGAAGAACGCGGGTGGGAAGAGTTTCATCCCGACTTGGACATCGATGGCAAAATTGCTGTCTTCACGTCTGAAGAGGTCGATGCCCCAGATACCTCTGCTCCTATCCTGACTCTGGAGTCACTGGCTGGTGCGACTGTCTCGGACCTTTCAGGATCACCAGTCATCATATCTGGCGAAATGGCTTCTCCAATCCCAATCAAACGCAGGCCAGGCCGCCCCCCTCGTCGCCCCGAGGCCATTCTTAACGCCCTTCTTGCCCAGCAGGGAAAAAAGATCATACCTCCCCCAGGCCCTAACCCCCGTGAGAAACTAACATTACCCAAGCCGTCGTTCAGACTACGTGACCCTTTCACATTCTATGAGAAGAAGGGTGTCGGTCACCAAAACTATGTCGATCGGACCATGGCAAATGTGGGATACCAGGAGAGCGATCTCTTCCTCCGCCATGACCGGCGGTTTATTCGAATGACTGAAGGCACCCAAGAAGATGACCTCGATGTCATTCAACCCACCACGACAGATGGAGACGTTAGCACCACAATTGGACGTGTCGAATATGACATGGATGAGCAGGATGAAAAGTGGTTGGAAGAATACAATGCCAAGCGTCGTGAAGATCAGCTTGAACCCATCAAGCCCGCCGTGTTTGAGATTACCATGACCAAAATCGAAAGGGAGTGGCATGCCCTTGAGAAGCGTATCCCCAAGCCGAATCCCAAACCCCCACAGACCGGACGTTTTCGCTCTAGCTCTGCAGCTGCGGTCAATGGCGAGACTGCTGGACCAGGTGAAGAACAAGACAGTAAGTGTGCTATCTGTGATGATGGCGACTGTGAAAACTCCAATGCAATTGTTTTCTGCGATGGTTGCGACCTCGCAGTGCATCAGGAGTGTTATGGTGTTCCTTTCATCCCAGAAGGTCAGTGGCTTTGCCGCAAGTGCCAGTTGCTGGGAAGAGGTTCCACCAATTGTATTTTCTGTCCAAACACCGAGGGTGCATTCAAACAAACAACCTCATCTAAATGGGCTCATCTGCTCTGCTCTTTCTGGATCCCTGAAGTTTCTATTGGTAATCCATCTCTAATGGAGCCGGTGACCGATGTCGAAAAGGTTCCACGCAGCCGTTGGAAGTTGAATTGCTACATCTGCAAACAGCGGATGGGTGCATCCATTCAATGCAGCAACAAAAACTGCTTTGTAGCCTTCCATGTCTCATGTGCACGCAGAGCTCAACTCTATCTTAAGATGAAGATTGGCCATGGTCTTATGGACTCCCACCTTCTCAAGGCTTTCTGCGACAAGCACGTTCCTCCTGACTGGCGATTGGAGCATGGCACCGATGCTGCAACTGCTGACGCTATCGAATACTACCGCAATACTATGCAAGGTAGACGATGGGGAGACAGCCAAGCTGCAGCGCTCTCAATGGGCCCGGCACACCCAAGTGATGGAGGAGAAGAGGATCGTACCCTCACCCCTCGCCTGACCTTAACGGTAGGCGGCAATAAACGGAAACGTGTTCCCAGAACAATCTGGAAGCTACCCTCCGGTGCCCCAGTCATTCCACAGGTTGTGTTAAATTCAGTGATTGCCTCTCTTGGGCGATTTACGGTTCGCCAAAGGAAGCAATATGCCGAGGATGCATCCAAGTATTGGACATTGAAACGAGAGGCGAGACGTGGAGCAGCATTGCTCAAGCGACTCCAGTTGCAGTTGGAGACCTTCTCATCTATGGAAATGACACGAAGAGACTATGTTGCAATGGGTGTTCCCGGACACAAGCGCCTGGAGCGTCGCATTGAGTTTGGTGAGCGACTTTACAAGGACCTCGATCGATTGAAGGTGCTATGCGACGAAGTGAAGAAACGAGAGAGGGAGAAGTTGAAGGATGCAGAGATGCTCCGTAATATCGTCGACCTTGTATACTTCCCTACGTTCCCACTGCTGTGGCCAATATTTGAGAAAGCTCAACTGTAAGATATGCCCATCCTATTCTTTCAACACTTATGCTGAATTTATTCCAGGCTCGATGGAAAGGGTGTGTTTGCAGCAGGCTTGATCTCAATCCGACAAAGGCTCAACGAACGCTTCTATCCGTCTGTTGCTGCCTTCTCTGCCGATTTGGCCAGTCTTTTCACCTCAGAAATCGGCGTGGAGCCCGCTGGCGATACCGCGGAACTCCAAGCTCAGATCAGTGGTCGCGCCCCGGAGCTCAGCCTGGAGCAACGGGAAAAGAGAAAGTTGGCAAAACGGATAATCAAAGTCATACAGCCTTTCCTGGAAGATGCAATCAGGAAAGAAAGCGAGCTCAACCGAAAACCATTCGAGAAGGAGTTAAAGGAGCTGGATGTGATTCTTGATCACAGTGTGATGTCGCGCAATGGTGACTCTGTCGAGCCGGAAGGTGACACTGAACTGTCTGGTCACCCTGATGCTATGGAAGGAGTTGAAGAAATTCTTCCTATGACGGAGCTTCCATTGGAAGCCCAGCCTAGATATGAAGAACACCCTGAAGTAGAAGAGCTGCCTCCCGCTGAAGACACCATGAGGAGTGTTCCGACCTACTATCGACATCCAACGCCTGTCTTGACCGAGCAAGACCAGCAGTTACCTTTGGCTTTGGGTGGCATTCAATGGTACATGCAGCCATTCGACCCTGTCGGTACAACTGTTCACGAGGAACGGTGGACTGGACGGGATGTCATGCGTGGAATGAGTGAAGAACTCAGCGAACTAGATGAGGATGAACTCGAAGGGTTGAAGGACTTGGTTGATGATGGAGACCTGCAAGGCCAGACCACCAGCACCCCAGCTGCTTCACAACATCACCCCCGTCGGACTCGACGTTTGCGAGGCTCACGATGATCACTTTCTGGACATGATTCGTATGGAATTCACGAATTTGATTTTAGCGCATTTGAATTTTAGGAGTTAATTTTTGTATGAATATCTGTAGTAGTTCTAGAGCTCATAAAGCTTTGTTATGGCGATTGCTTCGGTCTTGGCACAACTGTTTGTCATAGTCAAGGTACCCCCTGCATGAAGTTGTATTTTCAAAAGAAATTGAAATCCCAGAATTTTcttctccatatccctccAAATTCACCCAATTCACCAAAATTCCACGCGGGTTGCACTGCTGCCTGATTCCTCGGGTGTGAACTTCCCGGTGCTTAGCGTCCGTTCTTATCAGCTTTCCgacttctctttcttccttcttccaaCCTACACCTTCGGTCCCTTCATCATGGCGGACTACGACAACGATTCCAGCCGCTACGCGGGTAGGTTTTTTCTGGAATAATCTCGATGCGCTCGAAAatattgacctttttttCAATAGACGAGCCTCGATATGAGCGCGAGCGCAGCGCCTCTCCTCGCGATGAGCCTAGAGCCGACCGCGACCGTGCTCGCAGCCGCTCCCCCAATGGCCGCTCTGATGACAGGTACGTATTTGTCTAATCTGGGATAAAAATTCAATGCTAATCAACCCACAGAGCTCCTCTGGCTCGTAAGCCTctcgaggaagaagatgaaggtgCCATTAACTCTGGCTCCAACCTCTTTGTCACTGGTATTCACCCGCGCCTGACCGAGTCCGACATCTCGCGTCTGTTCGAGAAGTACGGAGACGTCGACAACTGCTCTATCATGCTTGACCCTCACACCAAGGAGTCCCGTGGATTCGGTTTCGTGAACATGGTCACCGCCGAGCAGGCTGATGCCGCCAAGGAGGGTCTCCAAGGCGAGGTCATTGAAGGACGCACCCTGAGCATCGAGAAGGCTCGTCGTGCCCGTCCTCGTACCCCTACTCCCGGAAAGTACTTCGGTCCTCCCAAGCGTGGTAGGTTACATCATTTCTTCCCCTTGCACTTCACATCAGCtgactctttttttctttcttctagATGGCCCAGGTGGACCCCCAGGTGGACctggtggtcgtggaggtgGCCCCCGTCGTGACCGTTACGATGACCGCCGTGGCCCCTCCGGTGGCGGCTGGCGTCGTCGCGACGATGACTACTCCCGCTACGGTCGCTACGACTCTTACAACGATCGCCGTGACTATGGCCGTGATTACGGACGTGATTATGGCCGTCGTGACTACGgtggtggcggcggtggcggCCGTGAGTATGGTGGTCGCCGTGAATCGCGTGACGACTACGGATACCGCGGTGGTGGTGACCGCTACGGCGGTGGCCGTGATGACCGTTACAGTCGCGATGAACGTCGTGGAGGTGGTGAGGAATCTCGCGGCGGTGGCGGTGGCTACTATGATCGTGATGCCAACCCTCCTAGCTTCGATGCTGCCGGCCCTCCCCGTGAGGCTCGTGACCCCTACGCTGGTGGCGGTGGACGTTCCTACGAAGGTCAAGCACGCAGCAGCACTGGCGGTGCTCCTGgtggcggcggcggtggcGAGGATCGGTACGCTGGCAGGTAAAGTGTCTCCCCTTGCTTTCTAACCAGAACAGAGACTGGCCTTTGATGTCTCCTGGTTCCTGGTTCCCATGTTTCATCAACTTGCCCACTCCCTTTCCCCTTTTCTTTGTCTCTGGGATTGTTTTAATGCGGGATTTGGGCGACGGGCCACGGGGCGTCGCTGTCTTTGTTTTTCAATTGCTCTCGGCTCgacgatttttttttaaaaaaaaagaaaaactgGAGCGCTACGACCCGGCAACTTCATCGGTGCAGACTTCGGTCGCTTGATGATGTGTCTCTTTATGTCTGTTCGCGACGCAACTTCGGGGAAAAAAACTTCTAGCAGCAAAGGGTCAGAAAATTATGCGCTGTAATTCGGTTATCTCAGGGTCAGCAAATTCGTCACAGCTACAGCTACACCTTCACCTCCACACCATCTCCAGTAACGGCTCGATTGTATTCGACTTCTCTAAACAACTGAATGATCAACCATTCGCCCAATTCAAAGCCGTCGACTTTGCGCTTGTAGTTTCAACCCTTTAAGACTTCTGGCATTTATCGATTTGGATTGTTGACAATGCCATTGAAGGTGAGATGTGTTTCGCAAGCTGACCCATCtagcttcttttttggatTTCTTGTTCAAGCCCGAATATTTGGTCGGGTAAGACATACGCACTTATCCTATCTAGGAATCTCTGTGAAGTTTCCAAACTTGAATGTCTATATCGGTTTCCATATTTGGATGGTACCGTGCGCTTTCTGCAAGAGCTTGGCTTGGTCTGGAGCCCCCACATGATTTTCATACGACTTCGAAGAATGTGGGCATCCCAAGTTTCCCCCATGAGTCGTCTCTTGTCCAAGTCCCTCCGCCCACCGTCTTTAAATCCTGGATTGTGTGGATTTTCTTTGATCACTGAAACCCAGGTCTTTAACAAAGAATAATTCACACCCGAATACTGGGACATTTCTGTTGTCTGGCCTTCAATAAGCCCACTCTGTGTCTATACACCTCGCAACTATAGCTGACCGCTTAATTAGTTTCTATCTTTGAGGACGTGGGACTTGAACAATTTGGCCTATCTGATTTGGCATGAGGGATATCACAACAGAGTACTCGATACATGAATAGATGTTCTTCAGTCGGTTGATAGATAATCACCACCTCGGTTTTTTAGACATCATTCCATTCTCATTGTCTTTCCTTTCTGCTGTTGATCTTCTATGCCCACTAGCAAAACAGCTGTAGACATTGACCGGGGTATCATATGGTGAACGTCTTGGTGCACATCAAAGTCCACCCACAAGCTTTCAACCCGAAAGTCATCAATGCCTTCACAAAAAGTcaaggtaaaaaaaaaattaaaaaatcAATCCTAGAATAGCCGATCAGGCACCATGAAACGCCCAAGAAATCCCATCTCCTTTACAAGgttcaattttctttttacTCCGACTCCTTATTAGCTTCACCCTCCACTTCTTTACTCTTCTGAAGCAGGAATTCGCCAAGCACACGGAGAGGATTGGCAGGCCTAGGACAAAAAGAGTAAGACAAAGATATCAGCAAAGCCATCCAGCAGCCCAGTATAGAAAAGCTAGCTGCCCATAGTGCCCAACTCACTGTTCACGCGCAACTGACTTCATCCCGTCAAGCAGATACGGCACGACCTTCTCATTGAGATAGACGCGCGCTGGTGCGCCACCGGGACGAACCTGGCCAGCTGAGATATTGCCCAAATCGCCAAGCGGCGGGTTGGAGCCAGAGCCGTTTGTTTCGCCCATTGTAGATGTAGGGTTTGGTTGGGGCGCTGTAGTGGGGGTAGGAGCTGAAAGGCGAGTGGGTCTGAGATCGCGAGGGTAGGAGGCTGCACAGGTTAATTGAGAGCCAGTGAGGTGTAGCTTTTAGGAAGAGGTGGGAGTCGTAACAGTGGAATCGGCGAATGTTTGCGGAGCGAAAGCTGTGGAGCTCGGAGATGTCGATCCGTTGTGAGGGAGAGCTCGAGCTTACTGGCAAGAACATTTTTACATCTAGAGATTGCACTTGGGCACTTTTCGAATGCTGTCCAGATGGcatttctttctccttcCTCTTCACACCGTCTTTGGTTCAGTTCCCTTTCTATATGTTTGCCCATGCCTCTTTATCCATGTCATATGCAAACCGGACAAACAATTTAATAGAGTAGTGTCTAGCACGTGATCTCGCGTTTGAAACTTGTTCGCGAGACACGTCGTTTGTGTCTGCCTCTACTCGGAGACTCCTGTCGTTAGGACTGATTGAATCCATGGATACGAGAGATCATGTCCTTGCTGAACTTTTGGGAGACTCAACGTCCCTCGAAACGTCGGCGGACCTTTGAAAAGGTGAATTCTAGTACAGAAACAGAGATTACACCACCACCGAGTCCGAGTCCTTCAGTCACACTGGGGGAGACCCCCGTAGTGGTTGATTTAGGGATTATCACCAACAGTCAAACAGAACTCGAGAATTCCCTCCCTGCGATTAAGACCGACGAGGACGCAATCGAGGAGTATGAAGCGTTACAGAATGACACTAAAGTGGGATTGCATGTGAGGCTACGAGACGGTGTCTGGCAGAAAGGCAAAAGCTCCATATATGTGGATGCATTCAACCTGGCACTGGAGACTGTGCTGGATGAGGAATCGCATCTCTTTAACGAGGCTGAACAGGAAATCTTCACGCAGTGGCAAAGGCTATCCTACGAATCACAGTATCTGTATGTCTTCCAGTAGACCGGCATGGGATATGGTTAAAATTAATTTTTGGCCAGGTATGTCCGACTGTTCCTCCGCAAGACGTCTGCCTGGCACCGTATCAATCGGTTGAACTACTACTCCGATGTCTTGGATGTATTCTCTGTGGCCGAGGACCTACAGCGGGACCGGAGGCTGCCTGATTCCGAACTCGGGAATAGCTTCAGATTTGCGGAGGGCATAGAAGTGATCACAACGCTGGAAGAGGCTTCGTCACTTCTGCTGCTAGAGGAACTCAAGGTGTTTGCAAAGGAGGCCAAGGTTCAGGGCAAGAGCAAGAAAGAGCTGCTGGGGGCTCTTCGCGAAACAAGCCAGACCCAGACAGGACTGAAAGATACGAACAACAGAGACAGCTATTTCACTCGGAAGATATTGGACTACACCGGTGGATGTATCAGGATCTCGCCAGTGCCTCGCGCTCTCTTTGAGCGAGTGCACCTGGTATTCTATCGTTCCACCGAGTGGACCGAAAAGTCTCTCACAGCAATAATATTAGCCAAGATGACCAAACGAAACTTCCCCGAATATATCGTCTGCCGCTCAAATTCCATTTTCTCATCTAGAGAAGCGCTACTGGAATTTGAATCCGCAATACAAACCCAATTTACAGTCGACAACATCCTTGAATCAAAAAGCCCAGTCACGACCGATTCCCTCCAACAGATCATTGATCTTGCCAACAAATCCCATCCTCGATGGAAAGAACTAGTCGAGCAggaacaaaagaaagaagacagCATCTACGAAAACGGCGAAGGCGCATATCTACGCCGGTTCTCGCCGGCATGGGTGCTCACAAGAATCATCCACAAGAGTCTCCACTCGCTTGGTCGGTTCAAAGAGCATAAACGCGAGCACGAGGTGCTAGAGGAACTTCTCGCCCAACGTCTCTTCCACGCTGCGCGGCGTGGTGCATGGTATCAGCGCAAGGCGCTACTAGAAGAACACTACATGTGGGCGCTTACGTCTGCAGATGGGCGCAGCGAAGAAGCCCAGCGCAAACATTGGAAGAGACTTGCACTGCGGACCTGCGAGGCCGGACTGGAAGACCCCCTGTGCCATCTGATCTTTCACTATGACTTACAGAAGCGGATCACGAAGCTGGAAAAAGCGCTGCGGGTGGTGAAGCGTGAGCAACATGATTTCGGACACGTGATGCTAGGCAAGCCGGCTGAGCGGACAATTGAGGGTATCCGTGTTAACACGGGTGATTCTCCGCGGAAGGGGAAAGCGACTATTTGGGTTGATGAGAGGGAGGGTGGCGAGTGTAGGGTGGAGAGTATGTGCCTGAGCTGGTACCGCGATCATGGATGGAAGGGGTATCACTCAGAGGGAGGGATTGTGCGAACACTGGTAAGTCTTATCCCATACAGAGCAGCATGACAAAATCCCGAAAAATTGAGCTGACTCTCATCTTGAACACAGTTCGGCTACCTCTTCTACGATATCCTGTTTATCTACGTACCCAATGTCTTCCAGACTGCGTTTCAGACGTGCCCGCTCGATCTCCACACTGATGTCTTCTACCCGTCTCGTGCGTCGGAGATCAATCACCG
Above is a window of Penicillium digitatum chromosome 2, complete sequence DNA encoding:
- a CDS encoding VRR-NUC; the encoded protein is MSLLNFWETQRPSKRRRTFEKVNSSTETEITPPPSPSPSVTLGETPVVVDLGIITNSQTELENSLPAIKTDEDAIEEYEALQNDTKVGLHVRLRDGVWQKGKSSIYVDAFNLALETVLDEESHLFNEAEQEIFTQWQRLSYESQYLYVRLFLRKTSAWHRINRLNYYSDVLDVFSVAEDLQRDRRLPDSELGNSFRFAEGIEVITTLEEASSLLLLEELKVFAKEAKVQGKSKKELLGALRETSQTQTGLKDTNNRDSYFTRKILDYTGGCIRISPVPRALFERVHLVFYRSTEWTEKSLTAIILAKMTKRNFPEYIVCRSNSIFSSREALLEFESAIQTQFTVDNILESKSPVTTDSLQQIIDLANKSHPRWKELVEQEQKKEDSIYENGEGAYLRRFSPAWVLTRIIHKSLHSLGRFKEHKREHEVLEELLAQRLFHAARRGAWYQRKALLEEHYMWALTSADGRSEEAQRKHWKRLALRTCEAGLEDPLCHLIFHYDLQKRITKLEKALRVVKREQHDFGHVMLGKPAERTIEGIRVNTGDSPRKGKATIWVDEREGGECRVESMCLSWYRDHGWKGYHSEGGIVRTLFGYLFYDILFIYVPNVFQTAFQTCPLDLHTDVFYPSRASEINHRLVEITNGDAERIIREIYARESEAQPCAVGLDWSFDLDDLVEIVQCFQGEALATICKVMAQEYQQRGGGIPDLFLWNHETRTVMFAEVKSENDRLSDTQRLWIHTLLGAGVKVELCNAVAREVRAECDL